Proteins co-encoded in one Ziziphus jujuba cultivar Dongzao chromosome 9, ASM3175591v1 genomic window:
- the LOC107426938 gene encoding LIM domain-containing protein WLIM1 — protein MASFAGTSQKCTACTKTVYLVDKLTADSRIYHKACFRCHHCRNTLKLSNYCSFEGVLYCRPHYDQLFKRTGSLDKSFEGTPKILKPERTTETSENAKSISSFFAGTREKCVGCNKTVYPIEKVTVNGTPYHKSCFKCTHGGCTISPSSYIAHEGKLYCKHHHIQLFKEKGNYSQLETTIDHQNRNSFTEQITTVEIVAES, from the exons ATGGCCAGCTTTGCAGGAACCTCACAGAAGTGTACGGCCTGCACCAAGACGGTGTACCTGGTTGATAAGCTCACCGCCGATTCCAGGATTTACCACAAGGCCTGCTTCCGATGCCATCACTGCCGGAATACCCTCAAG CTCAGCAACTACTGCTCCTTCGAGGGGGTCCTCTACTGCAGACCTCACTATGATCAACTCTTCAAGCGAACTGGCAGCTTAGACAAGAGCTTTGAAG GGACTCCCAAAATCTTGAAACCAGAAAGAACAACAGAAACGAGTGAG AATGCAAAGTCAATCTCTAGCTTCTTTGCGGGAACCAGGGAAAAGTGTGTGGGGTGTAATAAGACCGTTTATCCAATAGAGAag GTAACCGTTAATGGAACTCCATACCATAAGAGTTGCTTCAAATGCACACATGGAGGTTGCACCATAAGTCCATCAAGTTACATTGCTCATGAAGGAAAGCTCTACTGCAAGCATCATCACATTCAACTATTCAAGGAAAAAGGGAATTACAGCCAGCTTGAGACcacaattgatcatcaaaacaGGAATTCCTTCACTGAACAAATCACTACCGTGGAAATTGTTGCTGAATCATAA
- the LOC107426931 gene encoding uncharacterized protein LOC107426931 isoform X1: MDENLNDNASLMVRIQQLEQERDELRKDIEQLCLQQAGPSYLLVATKMHFQRTAGLEQEIENLKKKLSACSRESLNLQEELSEAYRIKSQLADLHNAEVVKNKEAEKQVKFFQGCVAAAFAERDNAIMEAEKAKEKEEFMSRKFNDLQRRIEELSADCIEQKKYTEKLQVDLTMEEEQNETFKKVINKFYEIKRHSLEVYGDVSWDDKCAILLDDPMETWSYNDASTAKYISALEEELQTLRNSIDKLQNKLLVGLEIENHLKRRVLELEKKRILADEMIRKEIAGLRNYHSRHKVDIMNLLGDGMTHIKSIIGCIDEKIRQFDISRAQDLGSTPKEVNQDEYECRDVHINTDVGHDLLSERNSAGLSDIMAHVKADASDALAQALQEKVATLLLLSQQEERYLLDRNVNAALQKKIEELQRNLLQVTNEKVRALMELAHLKQEYRLLKEKLGGCVDKESLSAEIGDKKPDTQERDGRLRNLLKKANLKRWVGTLDFRGNEAEVHMDGEGNFSSKRFNSIDFARMKIENASLKESMESMEHLITSIHRLRLSLLKAKESVTSQSTGIVMSESLDEIINEAKLVKTALGSSLPISWSAEAEIGFDGENISNESGDSYGNASSEKIDSVSAAGFEMVELLILAAHILKEYPMKSNT; encoded by the exons ATGGATGAGAACTTAAACGATAACGCGTCCTTGATGGTTCGCATCCAACAGCTGGAACAAG AGCGTGATGAATTACGCAAAGACATTGAACAGTTGTGTCTGCAGCAAGCTGGACCTAGCTACCTACTTGTGGCTACTAAAATGCATTTTCAAAG GACAGCTGGCTTGGAACAAGAGATTGAGAACTTAAAAAAGAAGCTATCTGCTTGCTCAAGAGAGAGTTTGAATCTTCAAGAGGAGCTTTCAGAAGCTTACAGAATAAAA AGCCAGCTCGCTGATCTTCACAATGCAGAAGTTGTAAAG AATAAGGAAGCAGAGAAGCAGGTTAAATTTTTTCAAGGCTGTGTAGCTGCTGCTTTTGCTGAACGGGATAATGCAATAATGGAG GCTGAAAAGGCAAAGGAGAAAGAGGAGTTCATGTCACGAAAATTCAATGATCTACAGAGGAG GATAGAAGAGCTCTCAGCGGACTGCATTGAACAGAAGAAATATACTGAGAAACTACAGGTTGATTTAACGATGGAAGAGGAGCAAAATGAGACTTTCAAGAAG GTTATTAACAAGTTTTATGAGATCAAACGGCATTCCCTTGAGGTATATGGGGATGTAAGTTGGGATGATAAATGCGCAATTCTTTTGGATGATCCTATGGAAACATGGAGTTACAATGATGCATCAACAGCTAAATATATT AGTGCCTTAGAAGAAGAGCTGCAGACACTGAGGAACTCTATAGATAAACTTCAGAATAAGCTGCTGGTG GGTTTGGAAATAGAAAATCATTTAAAGAGGAGAGTTCTTGAATTGGAAAAGAAGAGA aTACTTGCAGATGAAATGATAAGGAAAGAGATTGCGGGATTACGCAATTACCATTCTCGTCATAAAGTTGACATAATGAATTTACTTGGTGATGGAATGACCCATATCAAATCCATTATTGGTTGCATAGACGAAAAGATTAGGCAATTTGATATAAGCAGAGCTCAAGATTTGGGGTCTACTCCAAAAGAAGTAAACCAAGATGAATATGAATGCCGAGATGTTCATATAAATACTGATGTGGGTCATGACTTACTTTCTGAG AGGAATAGCGCTGGATTATCAGACATTATGGCTCATGTGAAGGCTGATGCTTCTGATGCCCTTGCACAGGCATTGCAagagaag gtTGCAACATTATTGCTTTTATCACAGCAGGAGGAAAGATATTTACTGGACAGAAATGTGAATGCAGCTCTCCAGAAAAAAATAGAGGAGCTCCAGAGAAATTTACTTCAG GTTACTAATGAAAAAGTAAGAGCTCTAATGGAGTTGGCACACTTAAAACAGGAATACCGACTGCTTAAAGA AAAACTTGGTGGTTGTGTGGATAAAGAAAGTTTATCGGCTGAAATTGGGGATAAGAAACCTGATACTCAAGAAAGAGACGGAAGGTTAAGGAACCTGCTGAAGAAAGCAAATTTGAAACGTTGGGTTGGAACCCTAGACTTCAGGGGAAACGAAGCTGAGGTCCACATGGATGGAGAAGGGAATTTCTCTAGCAAGAGATTCAATAGCATTGATTTTGCAAG aatgaaaattgaaaatgcaaGCCTCAAGGAGAGCATGGAAAGTATGGAGCATCTGATTACTTCAATTCACAGGCTCCGTCTGTCTCTTTTGAAG GCCAAAGAATCGGTGACTTCCCAAAGTACAGGTATTGTCATGTCAGAAAGTCTTGATGAGATTATAAATGAGGCAAAACTTGTGAAGACTGCACTTGGCAGCTCCCTACCAATTAGTTGGTCAGCGGAGGCAGAAATTGGATTTGATGGTGAAAATATCAGCAATGAGTCGGGTGATAGCTATGGGAACGCCAGCAGTGAGAAGATTGATTCTGTATCTGCTGCAGGGTTTGAGATGGTGGAGCTTTTGATACTTGCAGCACATATATTGAAGGAGTACCCAATGAAAAGCAATACCTGA
- the LOC107426931 gene encoding uncharacterized protein LOC107426931 isoform X2 encodes MDENLNDNASLMVRIQQLEQERDELRKDIEQLCLQQAGPSYLLVATKMHFQRTAGLEQEIENLKKKLSACSRESLNLQEELSEAYRIKSQLADLHNAEVVKNKEAEKQVKFFQGCVAAAFAERDNAIMEAEKAKEKEEFMSRKFNDLQRRIEELSADCIEQKKYTEKLQVDLTMEEEQNETFKKVINKFYEIKRHSLEVYGDVSWDDKCAILLDDPMETWSYNDASTAKYISALEEELQTLRNSIDKLQNKLLGLEIENHLKRRVLELEKKRILADEMIRKEIAGLRNYHSRHKVDIMNLLGDGMTHIKSIIGCIDEKIRQFDISRAQDLGSTPKEVNQDEYECRDVHINTDVGHDLLSERNSAGLSDIMAHVKADASDALAQALQEKVATLLLLSQQEERYLLDRNVNAALQKKIEELQRNLLQVTNEKVRALMELAHLKQEYRLLKEKLGGCVDKESLSAEIGDKKPDTQERDGRLRNLLKKANLKRWVGTLDFRGNEAEVHMDGEGNFSSKRFNSIDFARMKIENASLKESMESMEHLITSIHRLRLSLLKAKESVTSQSTGIVMSESLDEIINEAKLVKTALGSSLPISWSAEAEIGFDGENISNESGDSYGNASSEKIDSVSAAGFEMVELLILAAHILKEYPMKSNT; translated from the exons ATGGATGAGAACTTAAACGATAACGCGTCCTTGATGGTTCGCATCCAACAGCTGGAACAAG AGCGTGATGAATTACGCAAAGACATTGAACAGTTGTGTCTGCAGCAAGCTGGACCTAGCTACCTACTTGTGGCTACTAAAATGCATTTTCAAAG GACAGCTGGCTTGGAACAAGAGATTGAGAACTTAAAAAAGAAGCTATCTGCTTGCTCAAGAGAGAGTTTGAATCTTCAAGAGGAGCTTTCAGAAGCTTACAGAATAAAA AGCCAGCTCGCTGATCTTCACAATGCAGAAGTTGTAAAG AATAAGGAAGCAGAGAAGCAGGTTAAATTTTTTCAAGGCTGTGTAGCTGCTGCTTTTGCTGAACGGGATAATGCAATAATGGAG GCTGAAAAGGCAAAGGAGAAAGAGGAGTTCATGTCACGAAAATTCAATGATCTACAGAGGAG GATAGAAGAGCTCTCAGCGGACTGCATTGAACAGAAGAAATATACTGAGAAACTACAGGTTGATTTAACGATGGAAGAGGAGCAAAATGAGACTTTCAAGAAG GTTATTAACAAGTTTTATGAGATCAAACGGCATTCCCTTGAGGTATATGGGGATGTAAGTTGGGATGATAAATGCGCAATTCTTTTGGATGATCCTATGGAAACATGGAGTTACAATGATGCATCAACAGCTAAATATATT AGTGCCTTAGAAGAAGAGCTGCAGACACTGAGGAACTCTATAGATAAACTTCAGAATAAGCTGCTG GGTTTGGAAATAGAAAATCATTTAAAGAGGAGAGTTCTTGAATTGGAAAAGAAGAGA aTACTTGCAGATGAAATGATAAGGAAAGAGATTGCGGGATTACGCAATTACCATTCTCGTCATAAAGTTGACATAATGAATTTACTTGGTGATGGAATGACCCATATCAAATCCATTATTGGTTGCATAGACGAAAAGATTAGGCAATTTGATATAAGCAGAGCTCAAGATTTGGGGTCTACTCCAAAAGAAGTAAACCAAGATGAATATGAATGCCGAGATGTTCATATAAATACTGATGTGGGTCATGACTTACTTTCTGAG AGGAATAGCGCTGGATTATCAGACATTATGGCTCATGTGAAGGCTGATGCTTCTGATGCCCTTGCACAGGCATTGCAagagaag gtTGCAACATTATTGCTTTTATCACAGCAGGAGGAAAGATATTTACTGGACAGAAATGTGAATGCAGCTCTCCAGAAAAAAATAGAGGAGCTCCAGAGAAATTTACTTCAG GTTACTAATGAAAAAGTAAGAGCTCTAATGGAGTTGGCACACTTAAAACAGGAATACCGACTGCTTAAAGA AAAACTTGGTGGTTGTGTGGATAAAGAAAGTTTATCGGCTGAAATTGGGGATAAGAAACCTGATACTCAAGAAAGAGACGGAAGGTTAAGGAACCTGCTGAAGAAAGCAAATTTGAAACGTTGGGTTGGAACCCTAGACTTCAGGGGAAACGAAGCTGAGGTCCACATGGATGGAGAAGGGAATTTCTCTAGCAAGAGATTCAATAGCATTGATTTTGCAAG aatgaaaattgaaaatgcaaGCCTCAAGGAGAGCATGGAAAGTATGGAGCATCTGATTACTTCAATTCACAGGCTCCGTCTGTCTCTTTTGAAG GCCAAAGAATCGGTGACTTCCCAAAGTACAGGTATTGTCATGTCAGAAAGTCTTGATGAGATTATAAATGAGGCAAAACTTGTGAAGACTGCACTTGGCAGCTCCCTACCAATTAGTTGGTCAGCGGAGGCAGAAATTGGATTTGATGGTGAAAATATCAGCAATGAGTCGGGTGATAGCTATGGGAACGCCAGCAGTGAGAAGATTGATTCTGTATCTGCTGCAGGGTTTGAGATGGTGGAGCTTTTGATACTTGCAGCACATATATTGAAGGAGTACCCAATGAAAAGCAATACCTGA
- the LOC107426931 gene encoding uncharacterized protein LOC107426931 isoform X3, translating into MNYAKTLNSCVCSKLDLATYLWLLKCIFKAGLEQEIENLKKKLSACSRESLNLQEELSEAYRIKSQLADLHNAEVVKNKEAEKQVKFFQGCVAAAFAERDNAIMEAEKAKEKEEFMSRKFNDLQRRIEELSADCIEQKKYTEKLQVDLTMEEEQNETFKKVINKFYEIKRHSLEVYGDVSWDDKCAILLDDPMETWSYNDASTAKYISALEEELQTLRNSIDKLQNKLLVGLEIENHLKRRVLELEKKRILADEMIRKEIAGLRNYHSRHKVDIMNLLGDGMTHIKSIIGCIDEKIRQFDISRAQDLGSTPKEVNQDEYECRDVHINTDVGHDLLSERNSAGLSDIMAHVKADASDALAQALQEKVATLLLLSQQEERYLLDRNVNAALQKKIEELQRNLLQVTNEKVRALMELAHLKQEYRLLKEKLGGCVDKESLSAEIGDKKPDTQERDGRLRNLLKKANLKRWVGTLDFRGNEAEVHMDGEGNFSSKRFNSIDFARMKIENASLKESMESMEHLITSIHRLRLSLLKAKESVTSQSTGIVMSESLDEIINEAKLVKTALGSSLPISWSAEAEIGFDGENISNESGDSYGNASSEKIDSVSAAGFEMVELLILAAHILKEYPMKSNT; encoded by the exons ATGAATTACGCAAAGACATTGAACAGTTGTGTCTGCAGCAAGCTGGACCTAGCTACCTACTTGTGGCTACTAAAATGCATTTTCAAAG CTGGCTTGGAACAAGAGATTGAGAACTTAAAAAAGAAGCTATCTGCTTGCTCAAGAGAGAGTTTGAATCTTCAAGAGGAGCTTTCAGAAGCTTACAGAATAAAA AGCCAGCTCGCTGATCTTCACAATGCAGAAGTTGTAAAG AATAAGGAAGCAGAGAAGCAGGTTAAATTTTTTCAAGGCTGTGTAGCTGCTGCTTTTGCTGAACGGGATAATGCAATAATGGAG GCTGAAAAGGCAAAGGAGAAAGAGGAGTTCATGTCACGAAAATTCAATGATCTACAGAGGAG GATAGAAGAGCTCTCAGCGGACTGCATTGAACAGAAGAAATATACTGAGAAACTACAGGTTGATTTAACGATGGAAGAGGAGCAAAATGAGACTTTCAAGAAG GTTATTAACAAGTTTTATGAGATCAAACGGCATTCCCTTGAGGTATATGGGGATGTAAGTTGGGATGATAAATGCGCAATTCTTTTGGATGATCCTATGGAAACATGGAGTTACAATGATGCATCAACAGCTAAATATATT AGTGCCTTAGAAGAAGAGCTGCAGACACTGAGGAACTCTATAGATAAACTTCAGAATAAGCTGCTGGTG GGTTTGGAAATAGAAAATCATTTAAAGAGGAGAGTTCTTGAATTGGAAAAGAAGAGA aTACTTGCAGATGAAATGATAAGGAAAGAGATTGCGGGATTACGCAATTACCATTCTCGTCATAAAGTTGACATAATGAATTTACTTGGTGATGGAATGACCCATATCAAATCCATTATTGGTTGCATAGACGAAAAGATTAGGCAATTTGATATAAGCAGAGCTCAAGATTTGGGGTCTACTCCAAAAGAAGTAAACCAAGATGAATATGAATGCCGAGATGTTCATATAAATACTGATGTGGGTCATGACTTACTTTCTGAG AGGAATAGCGCTGGATTATCAGACATTATGGCTCATGTGAAGGCTGATGCTTCTGATGCCCTTGCACAGGCATTGCAagagaag gtTGCAACATTATTGCTTTTATCACAGCAGGAGGAAAGATATTTACTGGACAGAAATGTGAATGCAGCTCTCCAGAAAAAAATAGAGGAGCTCCAGAGAAATTTACTTCAG GTTACTAATGAAAAAGTAAGAGCTCTAATGGAGTTGGCACACTTAAAACAGGAATACCGACTGCTTAAAGA AAAACTTGGTGGTTGTGTGGATAAAGAAAGTTTATCGGCTGAAATTGGGGATAAGAAACCTGATACTCAAGAAAGAGACGGAAGGTTAAGGAACCTGCTGAAGAAAGCAAATTTGAAACGTTGGGTTGGAACCCTAGACTTCAGGGGAAACGAAGCTGAGGTCCACATGGATGGAGAAGGGAATTTCTCTAGCAAGAGATTCAATAGCATTGATTTTGCAAG aatgaaaattgaaaatgcaaGCCTCAAGGAGAGCATGGAAAGTATGGAGCATCTGATTACTTCAATTCACAGGCTCCGTCTGTCTCTTTTGAAG GCCAAAGAATCGGTGACTTCCCAAAGTACAGGTATTGTCATGTCAGAAAGTCTTGATGAGATTATAAATGAGGCAAAACTTGTGAAGACTGCACTTGGCAGCTCCCTACCAATTAGTTGGTCAGCGGAGGCAGAAATTGGATTTGATGGTGAAAATATCAGCAATGAGTCGGGTGATAGCTATGGGAACGCCAGCAGTGAGAAGATTGATTCTGTATCTGCTGCAGGGTTTGAGATGGTGGAGCTTTTGATACTTGCAGCACATATATTGAAGGAGTACCCAATGAAAAGCAATACCTGA